The genome window AGTACCTAGTCCCTTTTTATACATCTTATGCATAGGGTTGTAGAGGTAATTCTTATCGTTCAATTCATTTTTACTTCCTACAGCACCCAAAGCTTTTTCCATGCTTTTATTCGTTGGGTCATCATTAAAATCACCCATGGTTACGATATGCATATTTGGGTTTACTTGACGTAGAGAATCGATAATGCTTCTTTGCAGCTTCCCTGCTTCTTCTCTGTAATGTGATTTAGCTCTTCTTGAAGGCCAGTGGTTTACTAAAAAAGCGATTTCTTCGCCTTCCAATTTCCCCTCTACGACTAACTGATTTCTCGTGGCAAATCCTTTATAGGCATTTTCAATCCATAACTCTTTAGCGTGGTATTTCTTTAGGTCAAAAAGGTCTTTGCGGTAAAGTAGTCCTGTATCAACGCCTCTTTTATCTGGACCTTCTACCAAAATAGCTTCATAAGGGTAATCACTTAAAGGAGCGGTTTTAATTAAATCTTGAAGACATTTTAGGTTTTCAACCTCAGCTATTCCAACAACTGTTGGGGGTTGGTTTGTCTTTTCTGCTCCAAGTTTAGAGATGATTTCTGCTAATTGAATAAGTTTCTGATTGTATCTTTTCTCTGTCCAAGCATAAGAACCTTCAGGTAAAAAATCTTCATCATTTTTTTCAGGATCATTTTCAGTATCAAAAAGGTTTTCTACGTTGTAAAAGGCAATGTTGTGGATATCATAAGTGGCTTTATGATTTTGGGAATATCCATTCAGAGTTATCCCTATAAGACATAAGGAAACGAACAGTTTTAGCTTATTAAAGTCCATCGTAACGTAATTCTACTATTTGCTGGTTTGATTTAATTGGTATATTTCCCCTTAATTTTTAGATGATTAAAAAGTGGCGTCATCTGTTTATGAACGTTATTTCAAAAAGCTGTATTCGAGATTGCTTTAATAACCTTGCAAAACTAAACAGCCTTTTCTGCTGATTCAATAACATTTTTTGTCGTAAAGTAAACCACAATAAATAGTATCCTAGTGTTTTATCAATAGTTAAAAAACGATTTCAAATAGTCGTAAAGCAAGATTGTGCACTATGTTATCAGTAACAGTTTAACACAAATAGTAAAATGTGAGAATCACTGATCAATATAAATTTTTTGTGAATTGAGTTAATAATCTGCTAACAAAGCATAGACTTCTATTTTATTTGAAAGGGATGGATACAGATTATGAGCATTAAACTATCAATTTAAATAGTTTAATATTTTATTTTAATTCTAAGAATCAATATCTTAAGAGAATCATTCTATTCTTATTTTTTACTCATTTCATTTTTAATAATGAAGCTACTATACGCTACTATATTTTGTACTCTACTTCTTTCTCATTTTACAAATGCTCAAACAGAAACACTTCTCAAGCAATCTTCAATAGCGGCATCACTAACGTTTGAATCTCCAGATTCTGCTATTAGCATTGCTCAAGATATCTTTCCAGTAGCTGAAAAAGAAGGTTTTGTGTTTTTGTCTATTTCTGTTTTGAATACCTTGGCTAGTGCTCATGTCTCAAAAGGTGAGTTTCAAGAAGCAATTTCATTTAGAGAACAAGCCTTAGAATTGGCTTTAAATCAAGATAGTTCAGCACTGATACTAGACCTCTACAAAGAACTCATTTACGATTATGGAGATGTAGGAAATTATTCTAAGTCGATGAGTGTCGCTGGTAAAATGAAAACCTTGGCTGATTCAGTGGGGAATATTCAGAAGCTATCACGAGCTTATGCCATGATTGGAGATAATTATCGGAACATGCACCAACCCAAAGAAGCAATACAGAACCTCGAAAAGGCTATCAAAATTTTACAAAATACCTCATTTCACGCTGATCAAAGAATTAATAGATTGAATCTGGCCATTGCTTATGATGAAAACCGCCAGACTAAAAAAGCTTTAGCTATATTTCTTGATGTTTTAAGTAAGGGAGAACCTTCATTAAGAGATTCTGCTAAGACCTATAACAACATAGGTAGATTATATACAAACTTGGCTGAGGACTCTTTAATGACTGTCATTGGTATTCGTAATTTTGATTCAACACTAACACTTACAAGAACAGAACGCATACAGCTAACTAACCCAATAAGCGATTTTGCCAGTGGAGAAAATTATCTCAAAGAAGCAATACAATTATGTATACAGGCGAAAGATGATTACATGCTAGCCCACACCAGAAATGAACTTGCCACCAATTATAAATTAAGGGGAAAATATAAAGAAGCTTTAGAAGAGGTTGACCTTGCGGAAATTTATGCCTTCAAGCATGGTAAAATGTTTCAAAAAGAGAATATTCTGAGACAAAAATCAGCCCTACTCGCAATGAGTGGTCAATATAAAGATGCTTATCAATATGCTAAAAAACAGGTTGCCTTCAACCAACAAATTATAAATGAAAAATATACAAATTCAACAGCCAAAATGGAAGTAGAATTTGAAACACTAAAGAAAGAAAAAGCACTTCTCTTACAGGAAATAGAGATTAAACAGCGAACTCAAGAACGAAACATTCTTTTCACTGTAGGGATTTTCATTTTACTGCTCGCAGTCATTGTGGTTGGAGCCTATAAAAAACTACAGAACAATCATCAATTGCTCTCTTCTCAAAAAGAACTTATAGAAGCTAGTAACCAAGAAATCACACTGCTTTTAAAAGAGCTTCATCACAGGGTAAAAAATAACTTACAGCTCGTTTCAAGTATTTTGAACCTGCAAGCTTATAAATTAAATGACCAAGAAGCCATTGAAGCTGTAAAAGAAGGACAAGCTAGAGTTGAAGCAATGGCATTGATTCATCGGGATTTATATTTAGATCA of Sediminitomix flava contains these proteins:
- a CDS encoding endonuclease/exonuclease/phosphatase family protein is translated as MDFNKLKLFVSLCLIGITLNGYSQNHKATYDIHNIAFYNVENLFDTENDPEKNDEDFLPEGSYAWTEKRYNQKLIQLAEIISKLGAEKTNQPPTVVGIAEVENLKCLQDLIKTAPLSDYPYEAILVEGPDKRGVDTGLLYRKDLFDLKKYHAKELWIENAYKGFATRNQLVVEGKLEGEEIAFLVNHWPSRRAKSHYREEAGKLQRSIIDSLRQVNPNMHIVTMGDFNDDPTNKSMEKALGAVGSKNELNDKNYLYNPMHKMYKKGLGTLAYRDNWNLFDQIIISKEMIENEEGLRFYKAEICNFEELKNQNGRYKGYPFRTYAGGGYAGGYSDHFPVVIYLVKKQESTSL
- a CDS encoding tetratricopeptide repeat-containing sensor histidine kinase, whose amino-acid sequence is MKLLYATIFCTLLLSHFTNAQTETLLKQSSIAASLTFESPDSAISIAQDIFPVAEKEGFVFLSISVLNTLASAHVSKGEFQEAISFREQALELALNQDSSALILDLYKELIYDYGDVGNYSKSMSVAGKMKTLADSVGNIQKLSRAYAMIGDNYRNMHQPKEAIQNLEKAIKILQNTSFHADQRINRLNLAIAYDENRQTKKALAIFLDVLSKGEPSLRDSAKTYNNIGRLYTNLAEDSLMTVIGIRNFDSTLTLTRTERIQLTNPISDFASGENYLKEAIQLCIQAKDDYMLAHTRNELATNYKLRGKYKEALEEVDLAEIYAFKHGKMFQKENILRQKSALLAMSGQYKDAYQYAKKQVAFNQQIINEKYTNSTAKMEVEFETLKKEKALLLQEIEIKQRTQERNILFTVGIFILLLAVIVVGAYKKLQNNHQLLSSQKELIEASNQEITLLLKELHHRVKNNLQLVSSILNLQAYKLNDQEAIEAVKEGQARVEAMALIHRDLYLDHHVTSIDIKKYVNDLINNLMYAYGFRPDEVSVEKVVEEKYLSVDLVIPLGLILNELLSNSFKHAFEDIDSPKLTIEIKEDSKQLIIKTADNGSGTPSAKSSENSFGIQMINSLIKQLDGVITSLNEGNGYSTLIQIPLN